A region from the Malus domestica chromosome 07, GDT2T_hap1 genome encodes:
- the LOC114825885 gene encoding dirigent protein 18-like, translated as MRNVLNVTHPSSSLSKPSTTKVTSQLPFSKPIGLLPPNGGVPLPETIPATQTLDLSGVGLFFPARATLQELELGIVTLIDEDIFESSGYYGPQIIGKAQGIFVASSEDGSSHMMAMTAHFADGRFKDGLRFFGVHRTDVDKRDGSHVAVIGGIGKYEGANGYATVNAVNNAGANAIWEEENKLLRLNIYLS; from the coding sequence ATGAGAAATGTTCTCAATGTAACCCACCCCTCATCATCCCTGTCCAAACCTTCAACCACTAAAGTGACTAGCCAGCTTCCCTTCTCAAAACCAATAGGCCTGCTTCCTCCCAACGGAGGAGTCCCCCTCCCTGAAACAATCCCCGCCACACAAACCCTAGATTTATCCGGTGTCGGACTATTTTTTCCTGCTAGGGCTACACTCCAAGAACTGGAACTTGGGATTGTAACCCTGATTGACGAGGACATCTTTGAAAGCTCAGGGTATTATGGTCCACAAATCATTGGAAAAGCACAAGGGATTTTTGTTGCAAGTTCTGAAGATGGGAGCAGTCACATGATGGCTATGACTGCACATTTCGCCGATGGCAGATTTAAGGACGGGTTAAGATTTTTTGGGGTGCACCGGACGGACGTGGATAAGCGGGACGGGTCTCATGTTGCTGTCATTGGTGGGATTGGGAAGTATGAGGGTGCAAATGGCTATGCAACTGTTAATGCAGTAAATAATGCAGGGGCTAATGCTATTTGGGAAGAAGAAAACAAGCTTCTTAGGCTCAATATTTACCTCAGCTAG
- the LOC114825795 gene encoding dirigent protein 24-like: MAKSHKSLKSTLYILLLAITLGFAGSARILDEAQPVASNPLQTTVPTTNPLPSGQIPIIAPATTTVDDDVDDADSPIPETDAPPEADVVPPVVPPVVPPVTTVPQANSPLPETHDEPAIVPTPVANVAPVATPAVPVTTPVAGPVTTSPTGPAATAAVARTETPHLSFFMHDILGGSHPSVRVVTGLIANTVLNPAFSKPNNNIFPVSGGTPLSNNNINGFLNNNNIPNIAGLSGLTNSQSSTVIQNSGNNNIVNDGSNQPFVTAGQLPNGATLQKLMFGSVTVIDDDLTEGHELGSAVLGKAQGFYLASSLDGNSHTMAFTMLLHAGEHDVEDTISLFGVHRTASPVSHIAVIGGTGKYENANGYAAIESLHQVDQHTTDGVDTIMQISVYLSE; this comes from the coding sequence ATGGCAAAGTCCCACAAATCGCTCAAGTCCACACTCTACATCTTGCTCCTAGCCATCACCCTTGGATTTGCCGGCTCAGCTAGGATCCTCGACGAGGCGCAACCCGTAGCATCCAATCCTCTTCAGACAACTGTCCCTACCACGAACCCTCTGCCAAGTGGCCAAATCCCTATCATCGCCCCCGCCACCACAACTGTTGATGACGATGTCGACGACGCTGACTCACCAATCCCTGAGACTGATGCCCCGCCAGAAGCTGACGTGGTGCCTCCTGTAGTGCCTCCTGTAGTCCCTCCTGTCACAACCGTCCCACAAGCTAACTCACCACTACCAGAGACACACGACGAACCTGCCATAGTGCCAACACCGGTTGCTAATGTGGCACCCGTAGCAACACCTGCCGTTCCAGTCACCACACCCGTGGCAGGTCCTGTCACCACATCGCCAACCGGGCCCGCCGCAACTGCCGCGGTCGCCAGAACGGAAACCCCGCATTTGTCCTTTTTCATGCACGACATCCTAGGAGGATCCCACCCATCAGTCAGAGTGGTGACCGGCCTCATCGCCAACACAGTCCTCAACCCCGCATTCTCcaaacccaacaacaacatCTTCCCCGTCAGCGGTGGAACCCCACTATCCAACAACAACATCAATGGCttcctcaacaacaacaacatcccCAACATCGCCGGCCTCAGTGGCCTCACCAACTCCCAATCCAGCACGGTCATACAGAACAGCGGCAACAACAACATCGTCAACGACGGCAGCAACCAGCCCTTCGTCACTGCCGGCCAGCTCCCCAACGGAGCCACCCTCCAGAAGCTCATGTTCGGCTCGGTGACCGTGATCGACGACGACCTGACCGAAGGACACGAGCTGGGGTCTGCCGTGCTCGGCAAGGCACAGGGCTTTTACCTGGCTAGCTCGCTGGACGGGAACAGCCACACCATGGCTTTTACTATGTTGCTGCACGCAGGTGAACATGATGTGGAGGACACCATTAGCCTATTTGGCGTCCACCGTACGGCGTCTCCGGTGTCCCACATTGCTGTGATTGGTGGGACTGGGAAGTACGAGAATGCGAACGGGTACGCCGCCATAGAGAGCCTGCACCAGGTGGACCAGCACACGACTGATGGGGTGGATACCATTATGCAGATCAGCGTTTACCTTTCTGAATAG